A window of the Blastocatellia bacterium genome harbors these coding sequences:
- the asnS gene encoding asparagine--tRNA ligase, producing MEQTYIRDLAGHIGEEVTIKGWLYNIRSSGKLKFPQIRDGSGLIQGVVSKRDVSEQTWNDFDRLTQESSIIVRGRVREHPKQPGVYELDVSGLDVVQVAGEYPITPKEHGTEFLMDHRHLWLRSRRQHAILSVRAEIIRAVRDYFDSHGFLLMDTPIFTPAACEGTTTLFEVNYFDDNKAYLTQSGQLYNEATAAAFGKVYTFGPTFRAEKSKTRRHLTEFWMVEPEVAYADLDDVMNLAEDFMSFVVGRVLENRQAELKELERDTAKLEKIQKPFPRLQYDDAVRLLQEGFEKGELETRFEWGGDFGAPDETYISSQYDRPVMVHRYPAAVKAFYMKPDPERPDLALCVDVLAPEGYGEVIGGGQRADDLDYLLKQIQAHGLPEEAFDWYLDLRKYGSFPHGGFGMGIERCTAWLCGIEHIRETIPFPRMLYRLKP from the coding sequence ATGGAGCAGACTTACATCCGCGATCTGGCCGGTCACATCGGCGAAGAGGTGACCATCAAAGGCTGGCTTTATAACATCCGTTCGAGCGGCAAGCTCAAGTTTCCACAGATCCGCGACGGCTCAGGCTTGATCCAGGGCGTCGTCTCGAAGCGCGACGTCAGCGAGCAGACATGGAATGACTTCGACCGTCTGACGCAGGAATCATCGATCATCGTGCGCGGGCGAGTGCGCGAGCATCCTAAACAGCCCGGCGTTTATGAGCTGGACGTCAGCGGCCTCGACGTGGTGCAGGTGGCCGGCGAATATCCCATCACGCCGAAAGAGCATGGCACGGAATTCCTGATGGATCACCGCCACCTCTGGCTGCGCTCGCGTCGCCAGCACGCCATCCTCTCGGTGCGCGCCGAAATCATTCGCGCCGTGCGCGATTACTTCGACTCGCACGGCTTCCTGCTGATGGACACGCCGATCTTCACGCCCGCCGCCTGCGAAGGCACGACGACGCTATTCGAGGTCAACTACTTCGACGACAACAAAGCTTACCTGACGCAATCGGGCCAGCTCTATAACGAAGCGACCGCCGCCGCTTTCGGCAAAGTTTACACTTTCGGCCCGACGTTTCGCGCAGAGAAGTCGAAGACCCGCCGGCACCTGACGGAGTTCTGGATGGTCGAGCCGGAAGTCGCTTACGCCGATCTCGACGATGTCATGAATCTGGCCGAAGACTTCATGTCGTTTGTCGTCGGGCGCGTGCTGGAAAACCGCCAGGCCGAGCTGAAAGAGCTGGAGCGCGACACGGCGAAGCTCGAAAAGATTCAGAAGCCATTCCCGCGCCTGCAATACGACGACGCCGTGCGGCTGCTGCAAGAAGGCTTTGAGAAAGGCGAGCTGGAAACGCGCTTTGAATGGGGCGGCGACTTCGGCGCGCCGGACGAGACGTATATCTCAAGCCAGTACGACCGCCCGGTGATGGTGCATCGCTACCCGGCGGCGGTGAAGGCGTTTTACATGAAGCCTGACCCGGAGCGGCCCGATCTGGCGCTGTGCGTTGACGTGCTGGCGCCCGAAGGTTACGGCGAAGTCATCGGCGGCGGCCAGCGCGCCGACGACCTCGATTATCTGCTCAAGCAGATTCAAGCGCACGGCCTGCCGGAAGAGGCCTTCGACTGGTATCTCGACCTGCGCAAGTACGGCAGCTTCCCGCACGGCGGCTTCGGCATGGGCATCGAGCGCTGCACCGCGTGGCTCTGTGGCATCGAGCACATTCGCGAAACGATTCCCTTCCCGCGAATGCTCTATCGCTTGAAGCCCTAG
- a CDS encoding LOG family protein, whose amino-acid sequence MTSGDVMSGEMARGLLLDDQARRRVTVFGGSRCGTDAAEYQEALRLGRLLVEAGFDVCSGGYAGVMEAISHGAHDAGGHVIGVTMTQFKSAPNPYLKKIEPSADFYARLQKLITQSVGYVALRGGMGTITEISLVWNKLTMNVLPPRPLILLGACWPRALECLREHLVISDADLGWLSFVSTAEEAVAILKERAR is encoded by the coding sequence ATGACGAGCGGCGACGTGATGAGCGGCGAGATGGCGCGCGGGCTGTTGCTTGATGACCAGGCGCGGCGGCGCGTGACCGTCTTCGGCGGCTCGCGCTGCGGCACGGACGCGGCAGAGTACCAGGAGGCGCTCCGGCTTGGGCGCTTGCTGGTCGAAGCCGGCTTCGATGTCTGCTCAGGCGGTTACGCGGGGGTTATGGAAGCCATCAGCCACGGCGCGCATGATGCCGGCGGCCACGTCATTGGCGTCACCATGACGCAGTTCAAATCAGCGCCCAATCCTTACCTGAAGAAGATCGAGCCGAGCGCCGATTTCTACGCGCGCTTGCAGAAGCTGATTACTCAGTCGGTCGGCTACGTCGCCTTGCGCGGCGGCATGGGGACGATCACCGAGATTTCGCTGGTCTGGAACAAGCTGACGATGAACGTCCTGCCGCCGCGCCCGCTCATCCTGCTGGGCGCGTGCTGGCCGCGCGCGCTCGAATGCCTGCGCGAGCATCTGGTGATCTCTGACGCCGACCTTGGCTGGCTGTCGTTTGTGAGTACGGCGGAAGAAGCGGTCGCCATTTTAAAGGAGCGGGCGCGCTGA